Part of the Methanobacteriaceae archaeon genome, TTTTAATTTATCTTCACTGGCCATTTTTGCTGCAAGAAAAATAGGCATGGCCACCCCAATTTTCATTACATTGAACTCTTCAATGGCCTCTAAAACCGGTTTTAATGTATTTCTAACAATCTCTTCATTTACATCAAAAGTTTTTAATTTTAAATCGTAATATTCAGCAGCCCTATTAGCAAATTGAAAGTCAGAAGAGTTTTTTGTTCCAACCGTGTAAAGTGTGGTTTCGATGTCCCTATTTTTTAAAATAGAAGCTAATATTGTACTATCCACACCACCCGAGAAAACTAATCCCACTTTATCCAAGCCATAAATTCTTTTATCTACCGATTTTTCTAATACATGTTTTAATTCATTTTTCAAAGATTTTAATGAATTATTATTTATTTTATAATCATTATCCTGATTATGGATATTAGGATCTTTCAAATCTAACAATGATTCAGCAAGAATCAGTTCGTCATTGAACAGAATGTGGCCCGGAGGTAATGAATGAACTTCTTTTATCCCTACTTTCCATAAGGCCTTTCTTTCAGAAGCAAAAGCTCGTATTTTACCTTTAATTTTACCATAGTAAAGTGGTTTGACACCTACCGGATCCCTAGCCAATGCTAAATTCTTTCCATCATAAATAGCAAAAGCGTAATCTCCATCAATTTTTTGCATGGTTTTTTTTAAAGAATCTAATAATATTTTCTTATATGAATCCTCAGTTCGATAGTCAAAACTATCATTTTCCTTTGAATTATACTTAAAGTTCAAATCAAGGCCATTTTTTTCCATTAAAATTTCCAAAAAGTATTTGTTTAAATTAATAACAATTTCACAATCAGAATCCGTTTTAAAATCGTTTTCAGAAGAGATTTTTATAGATTCTTTAATTTCTTGGAAATTATAGATTTCACCATTACAAACCAATAACCACTGGTCATTTACAATTGGTTGCGATCCATGGCACCCTACAATAGAGAGTAAATTATGCCCCAGGCCAAAATTTCCTTCAGGAGTGATTATTTGTGATATGTCTCCATGAATCAAGTGATTATTAATCCATAGGCCAGAATCATCAGGCCCTCTATGTT contains:
- the asnB gene encoding asparagine synthase (glutamine-hydrolyzing), producing MCGIVGIAGDNISNDLKEMLGLLKHRGPDDSGLWINNHLIHGDISQIITPEGNFGLGHNLLSIVGCHGSQPIVNDQWLLVCNGEIYNFQEIKESIKISSENDFKTDSDCEIVINLNKYFLEILMEKNGLDLNFKYNSKENDSFDYRTEDSYKKILLDSLKKTMQKIDGDYAFAIYDGKNLALARDPVGVKPLYYGKIKGKIRAFASERKALWKVGIKEVHSLPPGHILFNDELILAESLLDLKDPNIHNQDNDYKINNNSLKSLKNELKHVLEKSVDKRIYGLDKVGLVFSGGVDSTILASILKNRDIETTLYTVGTKNSSDFQFANRAAEYYDLKLKTFDVNEEIVRNTLKPVLEAIEEFNVMKIGVAMPIFLAAKMASEDKLKVVLSGQGADELFGGYNRYLKDYFNYGEGTQEVLKQDIKNIYHVNLQRDDAATMAHGVELRVPFLDKEVIKTAFRIPIKYKIESESDILRKHILRQVAGEMGVPDFIENRPKKAAQYGSGVHKILVKKVLKDFDEVAFMKQLRGF